A stretch of DNA from Halobacillus litoralis:
GCTGCGCGCTGTACCTTCAACCATGCGCATAGCAGCTTCAACGTCAGCAGCGTTCAAATCAGGCATTTTCGTTTCTGCGATTTCGCGTACTTGGTCGCGTTTAACAGAAGCTACTTTGTTACGGTTCGGTTCACCGGAACCTGATTCAACTCCTGCCGCTTTCTTAAGAAGAACAGCAGCTGGTGGAGTTTTTGTAACGAATGTAAAGGAACGGTCCTCATAAACCGTAATTTCTACTGGAATGATCGTACCTGCTTGTTCCTGTGTACGAGCGTTAAATTCCTTACAGAATCCCATGATGTTAATACCTGCTTGACCTAGTGCTGGTCCAACCGGCGGTGCTGGGTTCGCTTTACCTGCAGGAATCTGAAGCTTTACAACATTAATAACTTTTTTAGCCACGAGACACACCTCCTTAAAGTCCGTGATGTGGTAATAGGGTTCAACCCCTCCCACTCATTGCGATATCTACGCAATCGCCCTCTTTTGGGCGCATATAGAACATAAAAATTCTAGCATCTTTAATTCCAATATGCAAGGGGAGAGATGAATTTTATAATTTTTCGATTTGAGTAAAGTCTAACTCTACCGGGGTTTCACGCCCAAACATATTAACGTGGACTTTCACTTTTTGTTTGTCCGTATCAATATATTCAATGGATCCTGTGAAGTTTGCGAAAGGTCCGTCTGTTACTTTAACACTTTCCTTCACTTCGAAGTCAACCTCTGCTTTCGGCTGTTCGTTCATGCCCATGCGCTTAAGAACCGTTTCTACTTCTTCGGGCAGGAGAGGAATCGGCTTAGATCCGGAACCGGTGGATCCTACGAAACCAGTCACACCAGGCGTATTACGTACCACGTACCAGGAATCATCTGTCATGACCATTTCAGCCAATACATAGCCGGGAAATACTTTTTTCTTCGCCACTTTTCTCTTGCCATTTTTAATTTCTGTTTCTTCGTCCTCGGGAACAAGAACACGGAAGATCTTGTCTTCCATTCCCATTGATTCCACACGCTTCTCCAGGTTAGTTTTCACCTTGTTCTCATAACCTGAATAGGTGTGCACTACATACCATCTTTTTTTCCATATTCGCAGGACAAGTGCTTGCCCTTCCCTCCCTTATACTAGAGTTGATGAATATTACTCCAACATGAAAAAACCCGCGGGACGGGTTTTTTGTAAGTCTATCTCCTATTATAGCATAAAATTCACTCTACTATTCTTGAGCGATGAGTTCAATCACCTGGGAAATCCCAAGATCTACAATAGCGAAGAATACAGCTACGAAAGTGACAGTTAAAATAACTGTAACCGTGTACTTCCACAGTTCCTGACCTTTAGGCCAACTCACCTTCTTCATCTCTCGTGCTACATTCTTGAAGAACTTAAACATGCTGTAATACCCCCAAACTTGCGCCAACTGGCTTCCTTCTCTATTTCGTCTCGCGATGTAAAGTATGCGTTCCGCACTTTTTACAAAACTTGCGGACTTCAAGACGTTCGGATTGGTTGGATCGATTTATATATGAACTATAGTTCCGACTTAAACATTCTGTACAAGCTAATATGACTTTTTTTCTCATTATCCGTCACCTCAATCTAGAGAGGTTTACACATACTCACTAAATGTAGCACTCTTACCGATTACTGTCAATGCAGCTTTCATAGAGTGATTTCATTGATTTCCAAATATTTTTCGAGCTTTCTCTTCACACGTTGTAAAGCGTTATCAATAGATTTCACGTGTCGATCGAGCTCAACCGAAATCTCCTAGTAGGAACGTCCATCCAAGTAGAGGGTCAGCACTTTTTTCTCTAAATCACTTAATAACTCCGACATTTTCTCTTCCATGTCAGAAAACTTTTCTTTATTAACAATCAATTCTTGTGGGTCGATAGCTTTTGAACCAGCGATGACATCCAATAATGTCCGATCCGATTCCTCATCATAAATGGGTTTGTCCAAAGAAACGTAGGAATTCAATGGGATATGCTTCTGTCTTGTGGCGGTTTTAATTGCGGTGATAATTTGACGGGTGACACATAATTCTGCAAAGGCTTTGAAGGATGATAACTTGCCTTCTCTGTAATCGCGGATGGCTTTGTAAAGACCGATCATCCCTTCCTGGACGATATCCTCCCGGTCTGCGCCAATGAGAAAGTAAGTCCGAGCTTTCGCGCGCACAAAATTCTTGTACTTATTGATCAAGTAATCTAGCGCCTGGACTTGTCCTTGATTAATCCGTTCAACGACTTCTTCGTCATCAAGCTTGCTAAGATCCAAATCGTTGGTGCTTTTCTCCGTTTGTAAGATGCTCACACAGGATCCCTCCGACCGTGCTACCTCAATATAGCAATATTATACAGTACGATTCTGAAAAGCGTCAACAAGTTGTCAGAATTATTTATCTCCTCGCCGCCATTTTTCAAAAAGTTCCCTGACCTCTTTATTAATTGGAATTTTAGATTGATAGGGATATTGATTCTGGCTTTCGACATCTTTCTCTATTTGGTTTTCTATATTCTTCACTTCGATATACAGCTCTCTTGCTGATTTCCTGAAGGCTCCCTGCCCGAAAATGGTGCGTTGTTCCGCATAATCTGACGTCGCTACATAAACTTGAGTACGAACATCATTCAATTCTCCTGCCAGTTTTTCAATCCGTTCATCAGCGGTTTCATTTTCTTTTGTGAAAATGACTTCCACTTTGTAATTTTTTTGTTTCTTTTCAACTCCCCGGACATGATAAGCATCAAAAACAACCATGATCCGGTCCCCGGTATAAGATTGATACTCCGCCATCATTTCTATAAGGAGATCCCGGGCCTGCCCGAGATCTTTCTCCTTTAAATTTTTCAATTCCGGCCAAGCGCCAATCATGTTATATCCATCGACGATTAAGACGTTCATGCCTTACTCCCCTAACGGATGACGCTTCCTATAGACTTCGTACATCAAAAGGGAAGCCGCTACGGACGCGTTCAAAGAAGTCACTTCTCCAGCCATCGGCAGGCTGACCGTCCAATCACATTTATCTTTCGTTAATCGGCTCATACCGCGGCCTTCACTTCCTATGACGAGGGCAATCGGCATGTTCCCATCAAGCTGGCGGTAATCTTCCGTCCCAACAGCGTCTGTTCCGACCACCCAGACAAACCTTTCTTTTAACTCATCAATGGTCCTGGCAAGGTTCGTTACACGAGCAACCGGAATATATTCGATCGCTCCTGTCGACGTTTTCGCAACGGTTGCCGTTAAAGACACCGAACGCCTCTTCGGAATGATGACCCCATGTGCTCCTGCCGCATCTGCCGTCCGCAGAATGGAACCGAGGTTATGAGGGTCTTCAATTTCATCACAAATAATGAAAAATGGGGGGCTCGTCCTTTTCTTCCGCTTTCGCAAATAAATCTTCCAAATCACTGTATTCATACGCAGCTACAGAAGCAATGACCCCCTGGTGGTTTCCATCAACGAGCTGGTCTATTTTCTTTTTCGGTACTTTTTGGACAATGAGTCCCTGTTCTTTGGCCAGCTGTTCAAGCTTTTTATACGCCTGGTGCTGCAGCTGATCCGATACCATCACTTTATTGATCGGTCTGCCTGATCGGATGGCTTCCTGGACTGAATTCTTTCCGATGATCCATTCTCCATTCATTACGCTTCACTCCTTTCCTCAACGATTTGTATTGCATGCTGTATCAATGTTTCCAGCCGCTCCGTTTGTCCGGATAAATATAAATACCCCAACACCGCTTCGAATGCGGTTGAATATCGATAGGTCTGTACGTTAGTGTTCTTAGGGACGGATCCTGATTTTGCGTTCCGCCCCCTTCTAAGCACACCTTCCTCTTCTTCCGTGAGCCTTTCTTCTTCCTGCCATACACGGACAACATCCGCCTGCGAAACAGCCGACACGAACTGGATCGCTGCCTGGTGAAGGTGTTGAGGCATAACCTCTCCTTTTTCAAGCAGATGCTGCCTGACGTAAAGTTCATAAACAGAGTCGCCCATATAGGCGAGGGCAAGACTCTTCATCTGTTTCGCATTTGCGATCGCCATTGCCTTACCCCCGCTTCCATCTCGTGCCCTGTGATGTATCTTCAAGGATGATGTTGCGATCTTTCAACTCATCACGAATTTCATCGGCACGCGCGAAGTCACGGTTCTTTCTAGCTTGCTTACGCTCTTCAATTAGAGCATCCACTTCCTCATCAAGTAGTTCTTCCTGCGCCTGAAGCTGAATGCCGAGGACCCCTGTCAATTCTTCGAACAACTCTTCAAAAGCCGTTAAGACCTTTTCGTGAGTCTGGTCCTCCTGTAGATATAAGTTCGCAGCTTTAGTTAAATCGAACAAGACGGAAATCGCATTCGCTGTGTTGAAGTCATCATCCATTTCCTTAATGAACTGCTCTTTAAAACCAGCGACTTTATCGAGCCACTCGCTTTGATCTTCCTCCAAACTCATCGTGGAATTCTTCCGGTGTTGGATGTTCTCATACGCATTCTTGATGCGATCAAAGCTGCTTTTCGCCCCTTTCAACAACTCGTCACTAAAGTTGATCGGATGACGGTATTGCACACTCAGCATGAAAAAGCGGATCACTTGAGGATCGTGCTTCTTCACAAGATCATGGGCAAGGATGAAGTTTCCGAGGGACTTCGACATTTTTTCATTATCAATATTAATGTACCCGTTATGCATCCAGTAACGGGCAAAAGATTCTCCGTTATGTGCTTCTGATTGCGCGATCTCATTTTCGTGGTGCGGGAAAGTCAAATCCTGCCCGCCTGCGTGGATATCGATCGTTTCACCAAGATATTTCTTAGCCATTGCCGAGCACTCGATATGCCAGCCCGGGCGCCCGCTTCCCCAAGGACTTTCCCAAGTGATTTCGCCTTCCTTCGCATCTTTCCAAAGGGTGAAATCAAGCGGGTCTTCTTTTTTATCCCCCACTTCAATGCGGGACCCTGACCTTAACTCATCAATGGACTGGTGAGAAAGTTTTCCATATTGATTGAAGGACCGCGTACGGAAATACACGTCCCCTCCCGCTTCATAAGCGAACCCTTTGTCGATCAACCCCTGGATAAAGCTGATAATCTCATCCATGTTTTCCGTGACACGCGGATGATCCACGGCTTCTTTCACGCCTAGTGCACCGACATCTTCTTTGTAAGCCGTAATGAAACGATTGGCGATATCTGTGACTCCTTCGCCCATTTCATTCGCTGCTTTAATCAATTTGTCATCGACATCCGTAAAGTTGAGCACATAGTGCACATCATAGCCTCTGTATTCAAAATATCTTCTGACCGTATCAAAAACAATGGCCGGTCTTGCATTCCCGATGTGAATGTAGTTATAAACCGTCGGACCGCAAACGTACATTTTCACTTTTCCTTCTTCCAGCGGCTGGAACGGTTCTTTTTTTCTTGTCAGTGTGTTGTATATGTTAATTGCCATGTTGGTTCACTCCTTTGGTTTCCTCCAATTGTTTGCGCAGCTCCGCCATTTCCTTCTCGATCTCGTTTAACCGGTCGTACACAGGGTCCGGAAGTTTATGATGGTCCAGGTCCTTCTTTTGGACCTTCTTACCATCTTGGATGACAACATGACCAGGGATACCGACGACTGTCGAATTGTTCGGAACATCGTGGAGCACGACAGAACCGGCCCCTACTTTAGAGTTCTCCCCAATCGTGATCGATCCCAGCACTTTCGCTCCCGTGGCTACTAATGAGTTATCAAGGAGAGTGGGATGTCTTTTGCCTTTTTCTTTCCCCGTCCCTCCGAGCGTCACTCCTTGAAATATCGTCACATTATCTCCAATCTCACACGTTTCCCCGATGACGACCCCCATGCCGTGGTCGATGAAGAAACGACGCCCGATTTTCGCTCCGGGATGGATTTCAATGCCTGTCAGGAAGCGGCTCCACTGAGATATGAGCCGGGCCAGTAAGAAAAACTTCCGTTTGTGACAAGCATGGGCCACCCGGTGTGCCCATATCGCATGCAGTCCTGAATACGTCAGGATCACTTCAATATAAGAACGAGCAGCAGGATCTTGATCGAACACCACATCGACATCTTCTTTAAACATTTTGAACAGCCCCATACTTGCTCCCCTCCTTGTACTGAAACAGAAGCGGTCCCAATAAAAAAAACGCGCCTTTGTGCCAATGGCACAGAGACGCGTCGAACGTGGTTCCACTCTGTTTGGGATCGGCTACGCCTTTCCCCGCTTCACCCTTGATAACGGAAGGTACCCGCTTCAGCATACTTCGTTCAGCCAAAGACTCCGAGGTGCATTTCAAAGGCTTCTCAACGAATCACTTCCAGCCATGGTGATTCTCTCTGTAGAAGAGAGGGGCCTCTTACTTCTCCTCATCAACGTTTCGTATAGGTATCTCTACTATATGATATTCTTTCCCACTTGTGAACGAATTAAGCTTGCAACTTGCTTAATACATCATTCAGACGGACCGTTACCGTTTCTAATCCAAGCAAATGAATCGCGTTAGGAAGTTCTGGGCCATGGGTTTGACCTGTAGTGGCTACACGGACAGGCATGAACAACTTCTTCCCTTTATGACCCGTCTCTTTCTGAACCGCTTTGATTTGCTTTTTAATGTTTTCTGGTGTGAAGTCTTCAAGTTCATGAAGGTTTTTCTTGAACGTTTCCAATACTTCCGGTACTTGTTCCCCTTCAAGGACTTCCATAGCAGCTTCATCATACTGAATTTCCTGCTTGAAAAACAATTCGGTCAGCTCGACGATTTCCGCTCCGTAGCTCAGTTGTTCCTGATAAAGGCTGATGAGTTCGCGCGACCACTTGCGATCTTCCTCGCTCATGTCTTGAGACAAACGTCCAGCCTCAACTAAATGAGGAAGGGCAAGATCGACTACGCGGTCCAAATCAGATGCTTTGATGTACTGATTGTTCATCCATTTCAGTTTCGCCGGATCGAAAACCGCTGGTGAAGTAGAAAGTCGATCTGCATCGAAGATCTCGACAAGCTTGTCCTGGGTGAAAATTTCTTCTTCCCCGACTGGTGACCAGCCTAGTAAAGTGATGAAATTGAAAAGAGCTTCTGGAAGATACCCTAGGTTTTTATATTGTTCAATAAACTGAAGAATGTGCTGATCACGCTTGCTCAGTTTTTTGCGCTCTTCGTTTAGAATCAAAGTCATATGACCAAACTTCGGAGCTTCCCAATCAAAAGCTTCATACACCATCATTTGTTTCGGTGTATTGGAAATATGCTCTTCCCCACGAAGAACGTGTGTGATTTTCATTAAGTAATCATCAATCGCAACAGCGAAATTATACGTTGGTGTTCCGTTCTGCTTAACGATGACCCAATCACCAAAATCGCTGGATTCAAAAGTAATATCACCACGGACGATATCGTTGAACGTGTACGTATGGTTTTCAGGGACGCGGATACGAATACTAGGCTTACGGCCCTCCGCTTCAAATGCTGCGATTTGTTCCTCTGTAAGGTCGCGGTGTGCACCAGAGTATTTCGGCGCTTCCCCTCGTGCCATTTGCGCTTCACGTTCTGCTTCAAGCTCTTCTGATGTCATATAGCATTTGTACGCAAGACCGCGTTCCATCAATTCGTCGACATATTTCTTATAAATATCCAGACGTTCCATCTGACGGTAGGGACCATATTCGCCCCCTTTTTCTGAACTCTCGTCCCATTCGATTCCCAACCACTTCAAATAGTCGAGCTGGCTCTTTTCGCCACCCTCGACGTTTCGCTTTTCATCCGTATCCTCAATACGAATGACTACCTTTCCACCTGCATTTTTCGCATAAAGGTAGTTGAATAGAGCCGTCCTTGCATTACCAATGTGAAGGTGCCCTGTTGGACTTGGTGCATAGCGCACCCGTACTTCGTTAGACATAATTGTTCTCCTTTCCTATTCCGGTCTATATCCTTGACTTATTTTATCATTTTTTGTTTAGGAATGCTGATTATTTTGCAAAAGGACGACTGCCTGTGCGGCAATTCCTTCTTTCCGACCCGTAAAACCGAGTTTTTCTGTAGTCGTTGCTTTCACGTTGATCCGTCCCGGTTCCACCCTGAGGAGGGAGGCGATATTTTCCCGGATTTGCTCTATATAAGGAGCCATTTTAGGGGCTTGGGCAATGACCGTACAATCCATATTCCCAAGTGCATACCCATGCTCTGTCACGATATCCCACACGTGCTGAAGCAATTTGCCGGAGTCTGCGTCTTTAAACGCAGGATCCGTGTCTGGAAAATGTTTACCGATATCCCCTTCGCCAATCGCTCCAAGACACGCATCTGCGATTGTGTGCAGGAGAACATCTGCATCTGAATGCCCAAGAAGACCTTTTTCATGAGGGATTTCAATTCCTCCGATGATGCAAGGCCGTCCTTCCGTCAATTGGTGTACATCAAATCCTTGGCCGACACGAAACATAGGGCCATCCTCCACCTTTCCATTTCTTTGATTACTCAAGTAAGCTTGGGCTTTATGTAAGTCCTCAGGGGTCGTAAGCTTGATATTGTCATAGCTTCCTTTCACGATTGCCACTTCTTTGTCCAACCGCTCGACGAGAGAAGCGTCATCTGTGCCGTAGTATCTGCTTTTCCTTGCTCGTTCATGCGCTTCATGAATCAAATCATAGGAGAAGGCTTGAGGCGTCTGAGCCGCCCATAGAGTACTTCTATCCAATGTATCCAAACCTAGATCCGACTTCTGCTTGATTGTATCCGTCACAGGGACAGCAAGAAGAGCGGCTTCTTTTTCGTAGGCCGTCACAGACAATTTGTGTAAGAGCTCCTGAGGTACAAACGGGCGCGCCCCGTCATGAATAAACACAGGAAGTTCTCTGTGCCTGACAGCTTCCAGTCCTGCAAATACACTATCCTGTCGTTCTGCTCCACCATCAACGAGGTGAACGGAGTGACGGAGCGGATATTCTTGTAAAAGTCCCTCCATCTGAGATCGTTCACGTTCATTTGTTACTAAAACCAACTCTTCACACCACTCATCCTGATCAAAGACGGAAAGAGTGTGACAGATCAACGGTTGGTCACCGATTTTCAAAAACTGCTTATTGCGACCAGCGAGCATCCGTTTGCCCTGTCCCGCCGCAAGTATGATAGCTGTATATTTTTTCATGCGTATCCATCCTACGTTTGTTTAGACGTTCATAAAACAACAAAAGCGATAACACGCATGTTATCACTTTTGTCATTCTCTATTTGTTTATACCGTTTTTACAAGGCTTTTTCAAGTGATTTCGGCTTTGCAAAGATCATACGACCGGCCGATGTCTGCAACACACTGGTGACTACGACTTCAATCGTCTTTCCGATAAAGTCTTTCCCTTCTTCGACGACGATCATTGTGCCGTCATCCAAGTAGGCGACCCCTTGATTCTGCTCTTTCCCGTCTTTGATGACTTGAATCGTCATCTCTTCTCCAGGAAGCACGACTGGTTTCACAGCATTCGCAAGATCATTAATGTTCAAGACTTGGACATTTTGAAACTCACAAACTTTATTCAAGTTGAAATCGTTCGTTACAACAATCCCGTCCATCACCTTCGCAAGTTTCACAAGCTTACTGTCTACTTCCTGTATGTCTTCGAAATCCCCTTCATAAATTTCAACATTCACAGGGAGATCTTTTTGAAGACGGTTCAAGACATCCAACCCACGACGACCACGGTTTCTTTTCAGACCATCGGATGAATCAGCGATGTGCTGCAATTCTTCCAATACGAATTGTGGAATCACAATGGTTCCTTCTAAGAAATGTGTATCGCAAATATCTGCGATGCGGCCATCGATGATGACACTTGTATCCAAGATCTTTCGTTTCGGAATCAGAGCAGGATCCAAGGTGGAATCCTCCTGAAGTTCTTCTTCTGGTTTCTTCTCTTTCCTTGAAACCAAGTTCAGGAATTCATCCTTCCGTTTAAAACCGACCTGAAAACCAAAGTAACCTAATAAGAATGTTAAAAAGATCGGAACAACCTGGTTAACCACTTGAATCTGGATATCTTGTACAGGGATATTGATCAAGTAGGCGATGATCAGCCCAACAATCAAACCGAGACTTCCGAACAGCAAATCTGCTACCGGTGCCCGGACGAGGGTATCTTCAACCCACCTTAAAAAATCGACAATATAATCCACAATCCAAAAAGTAAATAAAAATAATATAAGTGCTCCTAGTACGGCCCCTAAGACAGATTGTATCCAATTCTGCCAAGTCAGCCCCATGGTTGTAAATAGCTCTGGGAAATAGAGGTAACCGATGGTTCCGCCGGTTATGACAATAAACAACTGTACGATACGTTTAAGCACTTGTATTCACCTCCTCAAACACAGTATGACCAAACCTAACAACCATTAATCATATAAAAAAGGAATGATGGTTTTTAACTTAGCACAACTTCCAAATTAAGTCAATGAGTAAACAAATTATCATATCACATTGTTCACAAATAAGTCAATATTCTTATATATGTCGATCTACGAACAGCTGTTCCTGTATGCGGTCAAGGCCGTCTCTGATTTTCATCGCACGGATTTCTCCTACACCATCGACTTCAACAAGCTCTTTCGGAGAAGCCTGGATCAGTTCTTCCAACGTACCGAACCTTTCGACCAAGTGTTCAATAATGAGAACAGGAAGTCTAGGAATCCGACTTAAAATACGGTATCCTCTTGGAAAGATAGGGTCCGACAACTTCGTATTTGATGAATACCCCATGAGTTTCAATACCTGCTCATCGGAGAGAAGTTCCGTATTGGTGATTTCCTGCATTTTTCTCAGTATATAATAAGGTTCATAATCAGGACGCTTGCTGTAATCGCGCAATAACAATGTGGCTTCATCTTCAATATTCGAAACTAATTCCGTTAATTGGAGCTGAATCAAACGGCCCTCTGTACCAAGCTCATTTACATAGTTTAAAATCTCTGTCTTCGTCCGAAGAACCATTTCAATCCGGTGGACGACCTGAACAACTTCAGAAAAGGATACCATGTTTTCAAACTCCATTGCACCGAGGTTCGTCACGCTTTGATCGAGCACATTTTTATACTTTTCCAGTGTTTGAATCGCCTGATTAGCTTTTGTCAAAATGACACCAATATCTTTCAGTGAGTAACGGAGAGAACCTTTATACAAAGTGATCACGTTTCGGCGTTGAGATATAGCTATAACGAGAGCTCCCGTTTGTTTAGCCACACGTTCTGCCGTCCGATGCCTCATCCCCGTTTCCGTGGATAGGATATCCGGGTCCGGCATCAATTGCGCATTAGCATAAAGAATGCGCGTCCCTTCATCATTCAAAATTAACGCCCCATCCATTTTCGCCAATTCGTAAAGGTGAGCGGGAGTGAAATCAGACTGGATGTGGAAACCGCCATCCACAAGATCCCGCATATGATCACCGTATCCGAGCACTATTAATCCTCCCGTTTTTGCACGCAAAACGTTATCAATTCCATCTCTCAGAGGTGTGCCAGGGGCAACCAGCTGAAGAATTTCTCCGATTCCATTTTCTTTGATTTCATGCCATTCCATTTATGAATCCCCCAGTGTAACCTTCATCGCCTCCTGAACGGTACTGACACCGATCACTTCGATTTGAGAAGGAGGCGTCCAGCCATCCATGTTCTTCTTGGGAATGATGACCCTGTTGAAGCCTAATTTCGCCGCTTCATGGACCCTTTGCTCAATTCTTGCAACTCTTCGTATCTCACCCGTCAAGCCAACTTCCCCAACGACCACATCATCTCCATTCGGAGACTGATTCCGGAAACTTGAGGCAATGCTAATTGCAACGGCTAAATCAATCGCCGGCTCATCCAATTTTACGCCACCAGCGACTTTTACGTAAGCATCCTGGTTCTGTAGCAGGAGCCCTGCTCTCTTTTCCAAAACAGCCATTAAAAGCGGTACACGGCTGTTATCAAGACCTGTAGCCATCCGTCTCGGGTTTCCGTATGCCGTAGGTGAGATCAAGGCCTGTATTTCTACAAGTACCGGTCTGGTCCCTTCCATGGAAGCCACCACGATTGAACCCGCAGCCCCTTGCGAACGTTCTTCCAGGAAAATTTCTGAAGGGTTCAGAACCTCTTCCAGGCCTTTCTCCTTCATTTCAAAGATTCCCATTTCATGAGTACTTCCAAAACGGTTCTTCACACTTCTTAGAATTCTGAATGTGTGATGCTGCTCCCCTTCAAAATAAAGGACGGCATCCACCATATGTTCAAGTAGACGTGGACCGGCAATGGAACCTTCTTTAGTAACATGCC
This window harbors:
- a CDS encoding Mini-ribonuclease 3 → MAIANAKQMKSLALAYMGDSVYELYVRQHLLEKGEVMPQHLHQAAIQFVSAVSQADVVRVWQEEERLTEEEEGVLRRGRNAKSGSVPKNTNVQTYRYSTAFEAVLGYLYLSGQTERLETLIQHAIQIVEERSEA
- the secE gene encoding preprotein translocase subunit SecE; the protein is MFKFFKNVAREMKKVSWPKGQELWKYTVTVILTVTFVAVFFAIVDLGISQVIELIAQE
- the gltX gene encoding glutamate--tRNA ligase produces the protein MSNEVRVRYAPSPTGHLHIGNARTALFNYLYAKNAGGKVVIRIEDTDEKRNVEGGEKSQLDYLKWLGIEWDESSEKGGEYGPYRQMERLDIYKKYVDELMERGLAYKCYMTSEELEAEREAQMARGEAPKYSGAHRDLTEEQIAAFEAEGRKPSIRIRVPENHTYTFNDIVRGDITFESSDFGDWVIVKQNGTPTYNFAVAIDDYLMKITHVLRGEEHISNTPKQMMVYEAFDWEAPKFGHMTLILNEERKKLSKRDQHILQFIEQYKNLGYLPEALFNFITLLGWSPVGEEEIFTQDKLVEIFDADRLSTSPAVFDPAKLKWMNNQYIKASDLDRVVDLALPHLVEAGRLSQDMSEEDRKWSRELISLYQEQLSYGAEIVELTELFFKQEIQYDEAAMEVLEGEQVPEVLETFKKNLHELEDFTPENIKKQIKAVQKETGHKGKKLFMPVRVATTGQTHGPELPNAIHLLGLETVTVRLNDVLSKLQA
- the cysS gene encoding cysteine--tRNA ligase, producing the protein MAINIYNTLTRKKEPFQPLEEGKVKMYVCGPTVYNYIHIGNARPAIVFDTVRRYFEYRGYDVHYVLNFTDVDDKLIKAANEMGEGVTDIANRFITAYKEDVGALGVKEAVDHPRVTENMDEIISFIQGLIDKGFAYEAGGDVYFRTRSFNQYGKLSHQSIDELRSGSRIEVGDKKEDPLDFTLWKDAKEGEITWESPWGSGRPGWHIECSAMAKKYLGETIDIHAGGQDLTFPHHENEIAQSEAHNGESFARYWMHNGYINIDNEKMSKSLGNFILAHDLVKKHDPQVIRFFMLSVQYRHPINFSDELLKGAKSSFDRIKNAYENIQHRKNSTMSLEEDQSEWLDKVAGFKEQFIKEMDDDFNTANAISVLFDLTKAANLYLQEDQTHEKVLTAFEELFEELTGVLGIQLQAQEELLDEEVDALIEERKQARKNRDFARADEIRDELKDRNIILEDTSQGTRWKRG
- the rpmG gene encoding 50S ribosomal protein L33; this encodes MRKKVILACTECLSRNYSSYINRSNQSERLEVRKFCKKCGTHTLHRETK
- a CDS encoding PIN/TRAM domain-containing protein, which gives rise to MLKRIVQLFIVITGGTIGYLYFPELFTTMGLTWQNWIQSVLGAVLGALILFLFTFWIVDYIVDFLRWVEDTLVRAPVADLLFGSLGLIVGLIIAYLINIPVQDIQIQVVNQVVPIFLTFLLGYFGFQVGFKRKDEFLNLVSRKEKKPEEELQEDSTLDPALIPKRKILDTSVIIDGRIADICDTHFLEGTIVIPQFVLEELQHIADSSDGLKRNRGRRGLDVLNRLQKDLPVNVEIYEGDFEDIQEVDSKLVKLAKVMDGIVVTNDFNLNKVCEFQNVQVLNINDLANAVKPVVLPGEEMTIQVIKDGKEQNQGVAYLDDGTMIVVEEGKDFIGKTIEVVVTSVLQTSAGRMIFAKPKSLEKAL
- the cysE gene encoding serine O-acetyltransferase, which produces MFKMFKEDVDVVFDQDPAARSYIEVILTYSGLHAIWAHRVAHACHKRKFFLLARLISQWSRFLTGIEIHPGAKIGRRFFIDHGMGVVIGETCEIGDNVTIFQGVTLGGTGKEKGKRHPTLLDNSLVATGAKVLGSITIGENSKVGAGSVVLHDVPNNSTVVGIPGHVVIQDGKKVQKKDLDHHKLPDPVYDRLNEIEKEMAELRKQLEETKGVNQHGN
- a CDS encoding bifunctional 2-C-methyl-D-erythritol 4-phosphate cytidylyltransferase/2-C-methyl-D-erythritol 2,4-cyclodiphosphate synthase, with amino-acid sequence MKKYTAIILAAGQGKRMLAGRNKQFLKIGDQPLICHTLSVFDQDEWCEELVLVTNERERSQMEGLLQEYPLRHSVHLVDGGAERQDSVFAGLEAVRHRELPVFIHDGARPFVPQELLHKLSVTAYEKEAALLAVPVTDTIKQKSDLGLDTLDRSTLWAAQTPQAFSYDLIHEAHERARKSRYYGTDDASLVERLDKEVAIVKGSYDNIKLTTPEDLHKAQAYLSNQRNGKVEDGPMFRVGQGFDVHQLTEGRPCIIGGIEIPHEKGLLGHSDADVLLHTIADACLGAIGEGDIGKHFPDTDPAFKDADSGKLLQHVWDIVTEHGYALGNMDCTVIAQAPKMAPYIEQIRENIASLLRVEPGRINVKATTTEKLGFTGRKEGIAAQAVVLLQNNQHS
- the nusG gene encoding transcription termination/antitermination protein NusG, producing MWKKRWYVVHTYSGYENKVKTNLEKRVESMGMEDKIFRVLVPEDEETEIKNGKRKVAKKKVFPGYVLAEMVMTDDSWYVVRNTPGVTGFVGSTGSGSKPIPLLPEEVETVLKRMGMNEQPKAEVDFEVKESVKVTDGPFANFTGSIEYIDTDKQKVKVHVNMFGRETPVELDFTQIEKL
- the rplK gene encoding 50S ribosomal protein L11; the encoded protein is MAKKVINVVKLQIPAGKANPAPPVGPALGQAGINIMGFCKEFNARTQEQAGTIIPVEITVYEDRSFTFVTKTPPAAVLLKKAAGVESGSGEPNRNKVASVKRDQVREIAETKMPDLNAADVEAAMRMVEGTARSMGITIED
- a CDS encoding NYN domain-containing protein, with product MNVLIVDGYNMIGAWPELKNLKEKDLGQARDLLIEMMAEYQSYTGDRIMVVFDAYHVRGVEKKQKNYKVEVIFTKENETADERIEKLAGELNDVRTQVYVATSDYAEQRTIFGQGAFRKSARELYIEVKNIENQIEKDVESQNQYPYQSKIPINKEVRELFEKWRRGDK